A single window of Nocardioides kongjuensis DNA harbors:
- a CDS encoding glutathione synthase, translating to MSILVVADPWAGLDPAVDATVGLVAAAQDLGIAVRVCTPEDLEVRAGRVVARAAPVTIGPRSRGGDHRWRVSSPWCHVGSPGTVDVAATAQLVLLRIDPPVDARYLHTTYLLDLVESAGTRVVNRPAGVRALHEKLVALRFPELCPPTLVSPDPEQVRRFVAEHGAVVVKPVDGFGGLDVWLLHDDAAARALAESATSGGRRHVIAQAHLGAVSRGNKRLFLVDGELIGAVLRHLEPGDFRIGPPSAPASVDAADRRIVAAVAPLLARHGIAVAGLDVIDGRLIEVNVTCPGGTSKTDALLGTDLSGATLRRLLPHVLPHVLPREEAIA from the coding sequence GTGAGCATCCTGGTCGTCGCCGACCCGTGGGCCGGCCTGGACCCGGCGGTCGACGCGACCGTCGGCCTGGTCGCCGCGGCCCAGGACCTCGGCATCGCCGTCCGGGTCTGCACGCCCGAGGACCTCGAGGTGCGCGCCGGGCGCGTGGTCGCCCGGGCCGCCCCGGTGACGATCGGGCCGCGCAGCCGCGGGGGCGACCACCGGTGGCGGGTCAGCAGCCCCTGGTGCCACGTCGGGTCACCGGGCACGGTCGACGTCGCCGCCACCGCCCAGCTCGTGCTGCTGCGGATCGACCCGCCGGTCGACGCGCGGTACCTGCACACGACCTACCTCCTCGACCTGGTCGAGTCCGCCGGCACCCGCGTCGTCAACCGACCGGCGGGCGTGCGGGCGCTGCACGAGAAGCTGGTCGCACTGCGCTTCCCGGAGCTGTGCCCACCGACCCTGGTGAGCCCGGATCCCGAGCAGGTACGGCGGTTCGTGGCCGAGCACGGCGCGGTGGTGGTGAAGCCGGTCGACGGCTTCGGCGGTCTCGACGTGTGGCTGCTCCACGACGACGCGGCCGCCCGGGCGCTGGCCGAGTCGGCGACCTCCGGCGGCCGGCGGCACGTGATCGCCCAGGCCCACCTCGGTGCCGTGTCCCGCGGCAACAAGCGGCTGTTCCTCGTCGACGGCGAGCTGATCGGAGCGGTGCTGCGGCACCTCGAGCCCGGTGACTTCCGGATCGGTCCGCCGTCCGCGCCCGCGAGCGTCGACGCCGCCGACCGGCGCATCGTCGCCGCGGTCGCCCCGCTGCTCGCCCGCCACGGCATCGCCGTCGCCGGCCTCGACGTGATCGACGGCCGGCTGATCGAGGTCAACGTGACCTGCCCCGGCGGCACGAGCAAGACCGACGCCCTGCTGGGCACCGACCTGTCCGGCGCGACCCTGCGCCGGCTCCTCCCCCACGTCCTCCCGCACGTCCTCCCGAGAGAAGAGGCCATCGCATGA
- a CDS encoding glutamate-cysteine ligase family protein yields MDARSIRSAVARLFRPQLPGSTRTVRVAVEQELFAMGLFSGGSVAPARVREATAGRWYAPWLSFEPGGQVELSLPSAPSPDAAARHLAEVTDALGRDLQPHSIVLDARPVRRCEPATPRRLRTPRYDAMERHLDAVGPAGRRMMRSTASTQACLDWWPGSAGVEQWRVLLLAGPFLAAATARSTGPDGRLTTWLSVDPGRTAFDDRLLHGEDPVTAYASFAAGATDFLGAGVEAHLSTLFPPVRPRGRYLEVRFPDARPAREVADLLHGLARLLYDDEHRRAALASLSGERDRLAEHWADAAAGTCDAGRGLALLAGSTRRAAA; encoded by the coding sequence ATGGATGCACGATCGATCCGGTCCGCAGTGGCCCGGCTGTTCCGCCCGCAGCTGCCCGGCAGCACCCGGACGGTGCGGGTCGCCGTCGAGCAGGAGCTCTTCGCGATGGGCCTGTTCAGCGGTGGCAGCGTCGCGCCGGCGCGGGTCCGCGAGGCGACCGCAGGCCGCTGGTACGCGCCGTGGTTGAGCTTCGAGCCCGGCGGCCAGGTGGAGCTCAGCCTGCCGTCCGCCCCGTCACCCGACGCCGCCGCCCGGCACCTCGCCGAGGTCACCGACGCGCTCGGGCGCGACCTCCAGCCGCACTCGATCGTCCTCGACGCCCGGCCGGTCCGTCGCTGCGAGCCGGCCACGCCGCGACGCCTGCGCACCCCGCGGTACGACGCCATGGAGCGCCACCTCGACGCGGTCGGCCCGGCCGGACGCCGGATGATGCGGTCCACCGCCTCCACCCAGGCCTGCCTGGACTGGTGGCCGGGTTCCGCCGGCGTCGAGCAGTGGCGCGTGCTGCTGCTCGCCGGCCCGTTCCTCGCCGCCGCGACCGCGCGCAGCACCGGCCCCGATGGCCGGCTCACCACCTGGCTGTCGGTCGACCCGGGGCGCACCGCCTTCGACGACCGGCTGCTGCACGGCGAGGACCCGGTCACGGCGTACGCCTCGTTCGCGGCCGGGGCCACCGACTTCCTCGGCGCGGGCGTCGAGGCGCACCTGAGCACCCTGTTCCCGCCGGTGCGCCCCCGCGGGCGCTACCTGGAGGTCCGCTTCCCCGACGCCCGTCCGGCCCGCGAGGTCGCCGACCTGCTGCACGGCCTCGCCCGCCTCCTGTACGACGACGAGCACCGTCGCGCCGCCCTCGCCTCGCTCTCCGGCGAGCGCGACCGGCTCGCCGAGCACTGGGCCGACGCCGCCGCGGGCACCTGCGACGCCGGGCGCGGGCTGGCCCTGCTGGCCGGCTCCACGCGGAGGGCAGCGGCGTGA
- a CDS encoding MarR family winged helix-turn-helix transcriptional regulator, producing the protein MSRELIRPDREPLIALVDKTARVMRADMVAGAHRAGFAEVAPSHNAVFATLPPEGARAADMAARAGITRQSMGEVVRDMVRLGMLEMVPDPTDGRAKLVTYTDYGRQVAQAGMDHINALDRMFRDELGEAEYEAARRVLARVRELLTP; encoded by the coding sequence ATGTCAAGAGAACTGATCCGGCCGGACCGGGAGCCGCTGATCGCGCTCGTCGACAAGACCGCTCGGGTGATGCGAGCGGACATGGTCGCCGGTGCGCACCGCGCCGGGTTCGCCGAGGTCGCGCCGTCGCACAACGCGGTGTTCGCGACCCTGCCGCCCGAGGGCGCTCGCGCCGCCGACATGGCCGCCCGGGCCGGGATCACCCGCCAGTCGATGGGCGAGGTGGTCCGCGACATGGTGCGGCTGGGGATGCTCGAGATGGTCCCGGACCCGACGGACGGCCGGGCGAAGCTGGTGACCTACACCGACTACGGCAGGCAGGTCGCCCAGGCCGGCATGGACCACATCAACGCCCTCGACCGGATGTTCCGCGACGAGCTCGGCGAGGCGGAGTACGAGGCCGCACGCCGCGTCCTCGCGCGCGTCCGGGAGCTGCTCACGCCGTGA
- a CDS encoding MFS transporter, protein MSTPLSGDPRGFFARLMPPAGLPRRLATQGMVFALGESAFMTGSAVFLTKVVGMSAGRAGLALTIMGIAQFAFSYPAGRIIDRVGPKRIWAAQAVARALVFLALPFVDGFGQYVVAAALMGAFTAFGRSSHQAYVYDVLPPETRVQTQSYMYSWLNIGHTFGALVGGLALATGSLEVIRWTPVVTAVLMVLNAVGITRLPAAPHDLRVSSGEARVRPSGPGPLRNVGWILTTFFLGVMWTNQILLNVVIPLWLVEATDAPQVLLAWLFGTNTVLCIFLPAYTSKGVRTLDDALRYVWISSAFFVTSCVITMITHSTVGLITMLLVWLGHVTVTGAELAISAASWSFEAELSDPDRRGEYQGVQEVAGALGFQWSPAVYTFLALTWGAEGWLVIAAIILAASIGLGPSVRAARRFAERNFRSVDDGEHAPTVTA, encoded by the coding sequence ATGAGCACTCCTCTCTCGGGCGATCCGCGCGGGTTCTTCGCCCGCCTGATGCCACCTGCCGGTCTCCCGCGACGACTCGCGACCCAGGGCATGGTCTTCGCGCTCGGCGAGAGCGCGTTCATGACAGGCAGCGCGGTGTTCCTCACGAAGGTCGTGGGCATGTCCGCGGGTCGCGCCGGCCTGGCGCTGACGATCATGGGCATCGCGCAGTTCGCGTTCTCCTACCCGGCGGGCCGGATCATCGACCGCGTCGGGCCCAAGCGGATCTGGGCGGCGCAGGCGGTGGCCCGCGCGCTGGTGTTCCTCGCGCTGCCGTTCGTCGACGGCTTCGGGCAGTACGTCGTCGCGGCCGCGCTGATGGGCGCCTTCACCGCCTTCGGCCGGTCGAGCCACCAGGCCTACGTCTACGACGTGCTGCCGCCCGAGACCCGGGTCCAGACACAGTCCTACATGTACTCCTGGCTCAACATCGGCCACACCTTCGGCGCCCTGGTCGGTGGCCTCGCGCTCGCCACGGGCAGCCTCGAGGTGATCCGGTGGACCCCGGTGGTCACGGCGGTGCTGATGGTGCTCAACGCCGTGGGCATCACCCGACTGCCCGCCGCGCCGCACGACCTGCGGGTCTCCAGCGGCGAGGCCCGCGTCCGGCCCTCCGGCCCCGGACCACTGCGCAACGTCGGCTGGATCCTCACGACCTTCTTCCTCGGCGTGATGTGGACCAACCAGATCCTGCTCAACGTCGTGATCCCGCTGTGGCTGGTCGAGGCCACCGACGCGCCGCAGGTCCTGCTCGCCTGGCTGTTCGGCACCAACACGGTGCTGTGCATCTTCCTGCCCGCCTACACCTCCAAGGGCGTGCGGACCCTCGACGACGCCCTGCGCTACGTGTGGATCTCCTCGGCCTTCTTCGTGACCTCGTGCGTCATCACGATGATCACCCACTCGACGGTCGGCCTGATCACCATGCTGCTCGTCTGGCTCGGGCACGTGACCGTGACCGGCGCCGAGCTCGCCATCTCGGCGGCCAGCTGGTCGTTCGAGGCCGAGCTCTCCGACCCCGACCGGCGCGGGGAGTACCAGGGCGTCCAGGAGGTCGCCGGCGCCCTGGGCTTCCAGTGGTCGCCGGCGGTCTACACCTTCCTCGCCCTGACCTGGGGCGCCGAGGGGTGGCTGGTGATCGCCGCGATCATCCTCGCCGCCTCGATCGGGCTGGGGCCCTCGGTGCGGGCGGCACGCCGCTTCGCCGAGCGGAACTTCCGCTCGGTCGACGACGGGGAGCACGCGCCCACGGTCACGGCGTGA
- a CDS encoding AMP-binding protein, with protein sequence MDFWSPDATPVSVVAQARAWLDGPDDVDLVVATSGSTGQPKRVRVPRAAVLASVRASAARLGASGPWVLALPPSYVAGVQVVVRSLVAGHEPTLLERDGWPTGDGWFVSLVPTQLTRMLSSEPDLEALRRAHTVLLGGGPIGASLRARAADAGVHVVATYGSAETAGGCVYDGMPLDGVAVALGEGGRIRIAGPTLFTGYDGRPDLTAEVLVGGWFLTSDAGRLDEDGRLVVIGRVDDVIVTGGLNVPGPAVAERLRGHAGVSAAEVLGVPDPEWGNRVVAFVVGTADLEELRDWVGAAHPRAWAPRQLVRLDAIPLLANGKTDRQALLALVQVGR encoded by the coding sequence GTGGATTTCTGGTCGCCCGACGCAACGCCTGTCAGCGTGGTGGCGCAGGCGCGTGCCTGGCTCGACGGTCCCGACGACGTCGACCTGGTCGTCGCCACGTCCGGGTCGACCGGGCAGCCCAAGCGGGTGCGGGTCCCGCGGGCCGCGGTGCTGGCGTCCGTCCGGGCCTCGGCCGCGCGGCTGGGCGCGAGCGGGCCGTGGGTGCTGGCCCTGCCGCCGTCGTACGTCGCGGGGGTGCAGGTCGTCGTCCGCTCGCTGGTCGCGGGCCACGAGCCGACGCTGCTCGAGCGCGACGGGTGGCCGACCGGGGACGGGTGGTTCGTCTCGCTCGTGCCGACGCAGCTGACCCGGATGCTCTCCTCGGAGCCCGACCTGGAGGCGTTGCGGCGGGCGCACACGGTGCTGCTCGGCGGCGGCCCGATCGGCGCCTCACTGCGCGCGCGGGCCGCGGACGCCGGCGTGCACGTCGTCGCGACCTACGGCTCGGCGGAGACCGCCGGCGGCTGCGTGTACGACGGGATGCCGCTCGACGGGGTCGCCGTGGCGCTGGGGGAGGGCGGCCGGATCCGGATCGCCGGGCCCACCCTCTTCACCGGGTACGACGGCCGCCCGGACCTGACCGCTGAGGTGCTCGTCGGCGGCTGGTTCCTGACCTCCGACGCCGGCCGACTCGACGAGGACGGACGGCTGGTCGTCATCGGGCGGGTCGACGACGTGATCGTCACGGGTGGGCTCAACGTGCCCGGGCCGGCGGTGGCCGAGAGGCTCCGCGGGCATGCTGGGGTCAGCGCGGCCGAGGTGCTCGGCGTACCGGATCCGGAGTGGGGCAACCGGGTCGTCGCCTTCGTCGTGGGCACGGCCGACCTGGAGGAGCTGCGGGACTGGGTGGGCGCCGCGCACCCGCGTGCCTGGGCGCCGCGTCAGCTGGTCCGGCTGGACGCGATCCCGCTGCTGGCCAACGGGAAGACCGACCGGCAGGCGCTGCTGGCGCTGGTGCAGGTGGGGCGATGA
- a CDS encoding o-succinylbenzoate synthase, with the protein MRVVSIAMRTRFRGITLREAALLPGVAGWGEWSPFLEYPPEVAEPWLRCAEEAAAGLWPAPLRDRVPVNVTVPAVGPERAHEIVLAGGCRTAKVKVAEPGQVLAEEEARLEAVRDALDTLGPGGRIRVDANGGWSVDEAVAAIGRLDRAAGGLEYAEQPVASVEDLALVRRRVSVPVAADESIRRAEDPYRVRELDAADIAVLKVQPLGGVRACLEIAERIGLPVVVSSALETSVGIAAGVALAAALPELPYACGLATVQLLTGDVVDDSLLPVGGALPVVRPAVEAARLDALAAAPERVAHWEARLAQVRAVRKDQRP; encoded by the coding sequence ATGAGGGTCGTCTCGATCGCGATGCGGACCCGGTTCCGCGGGATCACGCTCCGCGAGGCGGCGCTGCTGCCCGGCGTGGCGGGGTGGGGGGAGTGGAGCCCGTTCCTGGAGTACCCGCCCGAGGTGGCCGAGCCGTGGCTGCGCTGCGCCGAGGAGGCGGCAGCGGGGTTGTGGCCGGCACCCCTGCGTGACCGGGTCCCGGTCAACGTGACCGTGCCGGCGGTCGGGCCCGAGCGGGCGCACGAGATCGTGCTCGCCGGCGGCTGCCGGACCGCCAAGGTCAAGGTCGCCGAGCCCGGACAGGTCCTCGCCGAGGAGGAGGCCCGGCTGGAGGCGGTCAGGGACGCGCTCGACACCCTCGGCCCCGGCGGCCGGATCCGCGTCGACGCCAACGGCGGCTGGTCCGTCGACGAGGCGGTCGCCGCGATCGGCCGGCTGGACCGGGCTGCCGGCGGCCTGGAGTACGCCGAGCAGCCGGTCGCGTCCGTCGAGGACCTCGCGCTCGTGCGGCGCCGGGTGTCCGTGCCGGTCGCGGCCGACGAGTCGATCCGCCGCGCCGAGGACCCCTACCGGGTGCGCGAGCTCGACGCGGCCGACATCGCGGTGCTCAAGGTGCAGCCGCTGGGCGGGGTCCGCGCGTGCCTGGAGATCGCCGAGCGGATCGGCCTGCCCGTCGTGGTCTCCAGCGCGCTGGAGACCTCCGTCGGGATCGCGGCCGGCGTCGCGCTCGCGGCCGCCCTGCCCGAGCTGCCGTACGCCTGCGGTCTCGCCACGGTGCAGCTGCTCACCGGCGACGTCGTGGACGACTCGCTGCTGCCGGTCGGCGGTGCCCTGCCCGTCGTACGACCTGCGGTCGAGGCGGCGCGGCTCGACGCCCTCGCGGCCGCGCCGGAGCGGGTGGCGCACTGGGAGGCCCGGCTCGCGCAGGTGCGGGCGGTGCGGAAGGATCAGCGTCCATGA
- the menD gene encoding 2-succinyl-5-enolpyruvyl-6-hydroxy-3-cyclohexene-1-carboxylic-acid synthase — translation MTDSSFALADALVDRLRRAGVSEVVVAPGSRNAPLAMALWAAAQAGGLRLHTRIDERTAGFLALGLTKSGARAAVLTTSGTAVANLHPAVLEAVHAGVGLVVVSADRPARLRGTGANQTTDQVGIFGGFVSTYDIAAVADLAAVPVPWDSVVHLNLQLDTPLVPPAARTPCELAAIEPESRPERTRRGPSPLQPGPRTVVVAGDDASQRARQLAETAGWPLLAEPSSGSRTGDNALRTYRLLLGTDLGARIERVVVFGRPTLSRPVTRLLERADVEVLVVPGPGVWPVRPDGSRTIDGPTWAGDQPDDPAWLDAWRTADRELGRRIDQLLAEQPALTPYDVAAVTHAALPAGGLLVVGASSPIRDLDIMARPPSVGTHRKVIANRGLAGIDGTISTAIGAALGRPDGTRNLALMGDLTFLHDQTALVLGPDEPRPDLTIVVPNDDGGAIFSMLEQGAPEHAASFERLFGTPHGHDLASLCAAARIPHLRVTSRPELEQALASPNGGIEVVEAVVSRAGRRDLDLRIRCL, via the coding sequence ATGACGGACAGCTCGTTCGCGCTCGCGGACGCCCTCGTCGACCGGCTCCGGCGAGCCGGCGTGAGCGAGGTCGTGGTGGCGCCCGGGTCGCGCAACGCCCCGCTGGCGATGGCGCTGTGGGCAGCCGCGCAGGCCGGAGGGCTCCGGCTGCACACGCGGATCGACGAGCGCACGGCCGGCTTCCTCGCGCTCGGCCTGACGAAGTCGGGCGCCCGGGCCGCCGTGCTGACCACCTCCGGCACCGCCGTCGCCAACCTGCACCCGGCCGTCCTCGAGGCCGTGCACGCCGGCGTCGGCCTGGTCGTCGTCTCGGCCGACCGCCCTGCCCGCCTGCGCGGCACCGGCGCCAACCAGACCACCGACCAGGTCGGCATCTTCGGCGGCTTCGTGTCGACGTACGACATCGCCGCGGTCGCCGACCTCGCGGCCGTGCCCGTCCCGTGGGACAGCGTCGTCCACCTCAACCTCCAGCTCGACACCCCGCTCGTGCCGCCCGCGGCGCGCACCCCGTGCGAGCTGGCCGCGATCGAGCCGGAGTCGCGACCGGAGCGCACGAGGCGCGGTCCCAGTCCGCTGCAGCCCGGCCCGCGGACGGTCGTGGTGGCGGGGGACGACGCGAGCCAGCGGGCGCGGCAGCTGGCCGAGACGGCCGGGTGGCCGCTGCTCGCCGAGCCGTCCAGCGGCTCGCGCACCGGCGACAACGCGCTGCGCACCTACCGCCTGCTGCTCGGCACCGACCTCGGGGCCCGCATCGAGCGGGTCGTGGTGTTCGGCCGGCCGACGCTGTCCCGGCCGGTGACCCGGCTCCTCGAGCGCGCGGACGTCGAGGTGCTCGTCGTGCCCGGCCCCGGTGTGTGGCCGGTGCGTCCCGACGGGTCCCGCACGATCGACGGGCCGACCTGGGCCGGCGACCAGCCGGACGACCCGGCCTGGCTCGACGCCTGGCGCACGGCGGACCGCGAGCTCGGCAGGCGCATCGACCAGCTGCTGGCCGAGCAGCCCGCACTGACGCCGTACGACGTCGCTGCGGTCACCCACGCCGCCCTCCCCGCCGGGGGCCTGCTCGTCGTCGGCGCCTCGAGCCCGATCCGCGACCTCGACATCATGGCCCGCCCGCCCTCGGTCGGCACCCACCGCAAGGTGATCGCGAACCGTGGTCTGGCCGGCATCGACGGCACCATCAGCACCGCGATCGGCGCCGCGCTGGGTCGGCCCGACGGCACGCGCAACCTTGCCCTGATGGGCGACCTGACCTTCCTGCACGACCAGACCGCGCTCGTGCTCGGACCCGACGAACCCCGCCCGGACCTGACGATCGTCGTACCGAACGACGACGGGGGCGCGATCTTCTCGATGCTCGAGCAGGGCGCCCCCGAGCACGCGGCGTCCTTCGAGCGGCTCTTCGGCACGCCGCACGGCCACGACCTCGCCAGCCTCTGCGCGGCCGCCCGGATCCCGCACCTGCGGGTCACCTCGCGCCCGGAGCTGGAGCAGGCGCTGGCCAGCCCCAACGGCGGCATCGAGGTCGTCGAGGCCGTCGTGTCCCGCGCAGGACGTCGTGACCTGGACCTGCGGATCCGGTGCCTCTAG